In one Natronosalvus amylolyticus genomic region, the following are encoded:
- the aglF gene encoding UTP--glucose-1-phosphate uridylyltransferase AglF: MKAVVLAGGKGTRLRPLTDDKPKGMVEVDDEPILTHCFDQLLELGADELVVVVGYLKERIIDHYGDEYEGVPIQYCHQREQKGLAHALLTVEEHIDDDFMLILGDNIFDANLGDVVRRQREERADAAFLVEEVPWEDASRYGVCDTNKYGEITDVVEKPEEPPSNLVMTGFYTFSPAIFHACHLVQPSNRGEYEISEAIDLLIQSGRTIDAIGIDGWRIDVGYPEDRDEAEKRLQEGVEGEVALASDD, from the coding sequence ATGAAAGCAGTCGTACTCGCCGGGGGGAAAGGAACACGACTTCGACCACTCACTGACGACAAACCAAAAGGGATGGTCGAGGTCGACGACGAGCCTATTTTGACCCACTGTTTCGACCAGTTACTCGAGTTGGGAGCCGATGAATTAGTCGTGGTCGTGGGCTATCTCAAAGAGCGGATTATTGACCACTACGGGGACGAGTATGAGGGCGTCCCGATCCAGTACTGCCACCAGCGCGAACAGAAGGGGCTGGCACACGCGCTGTTGACCGTCGAAGAACACATCGACGACGACTTCATGTTGATCCTGGGGGACAACATCTTCGACGCGAATCTGGGCGATGTGGTTCGTCGACAACGTGAAGAGCGTGCAGATGCAGCGTTTTTGGTCGAGGAGGTACCCTGGGAAGACGCTTCGCGGTATGGAGTCTGTGATACGAACAAATACGGTGAGATCACCGACGTGGTCGAGAAACCAGAAGAGCCCCCATCGAATCTCGTGATGACCGGCTTCTATACGTTCTCGCCCGCGATCTTCCACGCCTGTCATCTGGTGCAGCCCAGCAATCGCGGTGAGTATGAGATCAGCGAGGCCATCGACCTGTTGATTCAGAGTGGGCGCACCATCGATGCAATCGGCATCGACGGCTGGCGGATCGACGTTGGCTATCCCGAGGATCGGGATGAGGCTGAAAAGCGGTTGCAGGAGGGGGTTGAAGGCGAAGTTGCCCTCGCTTCGGACGACTAG
- a CDS encoding sugar phosphate nucleotidyltransferase produces the protein MQGVVPAAGEGTRLRPMTEQRPKGLVPVNGQPLLTHVFETLLEAGVDELVVVVGHLADQIIEYYGDGFREVPITYVHQREQRGLGHAVSLTEPHVSGPFVVLNGDNVFVDGIEHVLERMSEPDVDAVLAVESLDREQARDTGVLEVSAGRVTGIVEKPEKPPSTLVTTGCYVLPEAIFDALALAQPSDRGEYELSEAVGLLVSAGSVVEPVEIAGPRVNVNTEEDLERAGRLLEER, from the coding sequence ATGCAGGGTGTTGTGCCAGCAGCCGGTGAAGGGACCAGGCTTCGGCCGATGACTGAGCAACGACCGAAGGGACTCGTTCCGGTGAACGGTCAGCCGCTGCTCACTCATGTCTTCGAGACGTTGCTCGAGGCAGGTGTCGACGAGTTAGTTGTCGTCGTTGGGCATCTCGCCGATCAGATCATCGAGTACTACGGTGATGGCTTTCGAGAGGTGCCGATCACGTACGTCCACCAACGCGAACAACGGGGCCTCGGCCATGCCGTGTCCCTGACTGAGCCCCACGTCTCGGGACCGTTCGTGGTGTTGAACGGAGACAACGTCTTCGTGGACGGGATTGAGCACGTTCTTGAGCGAATGTCTGAGCCCGACGTGGATGCCGTGTTGGCCGTCGAGTCACTCGACCGAGAACAGGCAAGAGACACTGGGGTGCTCGAGGTTTCTGCAGGGCGCGTTACCGGTATCGTCGAGAAGCCCGAAAAGCCGCCGTCGACGCTGGTGACCACTGGCTGTTACGTGCTCCCCGAAGCAATATTCGATGCGCTTGCGCTGGCACAGCCATCTGATCGTGGGGAGTACGAACTCAGCGAGGCAGTTGGCCTTTTAGTTTCCGCTGGGTCAGTTGTGGAGCCCGTTGAGATAGCTGGTCCCCGAGTGAACGTTAACACGGAAGAAGATCTCGAGCGGGCAGGTCGTTTGCTCGAGGAGCGTTAG